From the Aliidongia dinghuensis genome, one window contains:
- a CDS encoding flagellar biosynthetic protein FliO has product MTDIVRLILALVFVLALIGLFAWLLRRFGPAMRLGRAGRLALVESIAVDSRRRLLLVRRDQTEHLLLIGGTRDLVIESGIRSASDGSRRDRSEPSFATHLPGEDA; this is encoded by the coding sequence ATGACCGACATCGTCCGGCTGATCCTGGCACTGGTCTTCGTGCTGGCGCTCATCGGCCTGTTCGCCTGGCTCTTGCGCCGGTTCGGCCCCGCCATGCGGCTCGGCCGCGCCGGGCGGTTGGCGCTGGTCGAGTCCATCGCCGTCGATTCGCGCCGCCGGCTGCTGCTCGTGCGGCGCGACCAGACCGAGCATCTGCTGCTGATCGGCGGCACGCGCGACCTGGTGATCGAGAGCGGCATCCGGTCCGCCTCGGACGGCAGCCGGCGCGACCGGTCGGAGCCGAGCTTCGCCACCCATCTGCCGGGCGAGGACGCGTGA
- the fliP gene encoding flagellar type III secretion system pore protein FliP (The bacterial flagellar biogenesis protein FliP forms a type III secretion system (T3SS)-type pore required for flagellar assembly.): MLLLLAGPASAQSLSVDLGDGGGSTTGHIVELVALMTVLSVVPGLLVTVTSFTRIVVVLSFLRTAIGIQQTPPNTVLISLALFLSAFVMGPTLERSYNDGIAPLIAEKIDNETAFERTAKPFHDFMQTHVRDQDLQLFMGLGRIPPVATPDDTPYRALVPAFLISELRRAFEIGFLLFLPFLIIDIVVASLVMSMGMVSLPPNVLSLPFKLIFFVLIDGWYLVCGSLIQSFGPG; this comes from the coding sequence ATGCTGCTTTTGCTGGCCGGCCCCGCTTCGGCGCAGAGCCTGTCGGTCGACCTCGGCGATGGCGGCGGCTCGACGACCGGCCATATCGTCGAACTCGTGGCACTCATGACCGTGTTGAGCGTGGTGCCGGGACTGCTGGTGACCGTCACCTCGTTCACGCGTATCGTGGTTGTGCTGTCGTTCCTGCGCACGGCCATCGGCATCCAGCAGACGCCGCCCAACACGGTGCTGATCAGCCTGGCGCTGTTCCTCTCGGCCTTCGTCATGGGGCCGACGCTCGAGCGCTCCTACAACGACGGCATCGCCCCGCTGATCGCCGAGAAGATCGACAACGAGACCGCGTTCGAACGCACGGCGAAGCCGTTCCACGACTTCATGCAGACCCATGTGCGCGACCAGGATCTGCAGCTGTTCATGGGCCTCGGCCGCATCCCGCCGGTCGCGACGCCGGACGACACGCCCTATCGCGCGCTGGTGCCGGCCTTCCTCATCAGCGAGCTGCGCCGCGCCTTCGAGATCGGCTTCCTTCTATTCCTGCCGTTCCTCATCATCGACATCGTGGTTGCCTCGCTCGTCATGTCGATGGGCATGGTCAGCCTGCCGCCGAACGTGCTGTCGCTGCCGTTCAAGCTGATCTTCTTCGTGCTGATCGACGGCTGGTACCTGGTGTGCGGCTCGCTTATTCAGAGCTTCGGGCCGGGCTGA
- a CDS encoding ADP-ribosylation factor GTPase-activating family protein, whose translation MTTLPALAATGPAPASWQTDVLFVCLRCSGKLPDGLTPDGRTTLRQWFKERLGSVGRSKALRVVETSCLGLCPEQRVAVAIGRELAADPAVVRSVATEADREAIYRWAMGDQPGPKL comes from the coding sequence ATGACAACTCTGCCGGCGCTGGCTGCGACCGGGCCGGCGCCGGCCAGCTGGCAGACCGACGTGTTGTTCGTCTGCCTGCGCTGCTCCGGCAAGCTGCCGGACGGCCTGACGCCGGACGGGCGCACGACGCTCCGGCAATGGTTCAAGGAACGGTTGGGGTCCGTCGGCCGCAGCAAGGCGCTGCGCGTGGTCGAGACCTCCTGCCTCGGCCTGTGCCCTGAGCAGCGCGTCGCCGTCGCGATCGGTCGCGAGCTTGCGGCCGATCCGGCCGTCGTCCGCTCGGTCGCGACCGAGGCCGATCGGGAGGCGATCTATCGCTGGGCGATGGGCGATCAGCCCGGCCCGAAGCTCTGA
- a CDS encoding PadR family transcriptional regulator: MFGRFRQHGHREESERRFARGEFGFGGRHFGGHHGYGRHGWGGGRMGRLFEQGDLRFIILSLINEKPRHGYEIIKAIEDKLQGLYSPSPGVIYPTLTLLEEMGYVTVAQAEGNKKLYAITDEGRAFLASNQSAVNLVMEKIAEATRRFGGGIQPQILRAMENLKLALQMRLAKGGLTEEQVTRITAIIDAAASDVERV; the protein is encoded by the coding sequence ATGTTCGGAAGATTCAGACAGCACGGCCATCGGGAGGAAAGCGAGCGACGCTTCGCCCGGGGTGAATTCGGCTTCGGCGGCCGCCATTTCGGCGGGCATCACGGCTACGGCCGGCACGGCTGGGGCGGCGGGCGCATGGGCCGGCTGTTCGAGCAGGGCGACCTGCGCTTCATCATCCTGAGCCTGATCAACGAGAAGCCGCGCCACGGCTACGAGATCATCAAGGCGATCGAGGACAAGCTGCAGGGACTCTACAGCCCGAGCCCGGGCGTCATCTATCCGACACTGACCTTGCTCGAGGAAATGGGCTACGTCACTGTCGCCCAGGCAGAGGGCAACAAGAAGCTCTATGCGATCACCGACGAGGGGCGGGCGTTCCTCGCCAGCAACCAGTCGGCCGTGAACCTGGTCATGGAAAAGATCGCCGAGGCGACGCGGCGGTTCGGCGGCGGCATCCAGCCGCAGATCTTGCGCGCCATGGAGAACCTGAAGCTGGCACTGCAGATGCGCCTCGCCAAGGGAGGCTTGACCGAGGAGCAGGTGACACGCATCACGGCGATCATCGACGCCGCTGCATCCGATGTCGAGCGCGTCTAG